The Toxorhynchites rutilus septentrionalis strain SRP chromosome 1, ASM2978413v1, whole genome shotgun sequence genome contains the following window.
CGCTGGAAGTTTGTCCCATTTCCAATCAAGTGCTGCGACTGGTGAATGATCTGCGGAATCACCCGGCTGTCTTTTATGTTTCTGAGAGCGTCCCTATTGTTATTTCGTGTGATGATCCGGGATTCTGGGACAGCAAAGGGGTCAGCTATGATTTTTACTATGCGCTAATGTCGATTGCCCCCAAAACCGCGGGCATTGGTTTCCTCAAGCAAATTGTTTGGGACTCAGTGAAGTAAGTATtaaacaaatatatttcaaatattcatAGAAACATCTTACAGGTACAGTGCTTTAACATCGAACGAGAGAACTTCGTTCTCAAGAATATTACAAGCCAGGTGGGATGTATTCTTGGACGATTTAATATCTGGTAACCTGTCTAGCTTATAAACACTTCTCCACTAGTTTGAGCGTGTGCGCTGAATAAAGTTTCTGCAacatatcacaatttgatcgtAACATCTTCTAAAACCGTGTGTACCTCGTTCCTACAAGCAAATGTATTGAGAATGATGAAAATAAATCTAAGTGGAATTACACTTACAAAGTAAGGATCGAATATAATTTTATCCAATTCTTTCCTACGATAGTTTCCCAACAATTCGATTCGTGCTCGACAGTTTTTCGGAGCCAGCTCAAGCAAATCTTTTACATTTCCTTCATCCATCCCGAAGACTACATCGAATCGCTCGAAATCCTCGCTCCCAATCTGACGCCCAATATGATCCGAATCTAATCCATTCTCGTGCAGAACTTCCAGACAACGTGGCTCCGGTGGGTAACCAACATTCCAACTCGCAATCGCGGCACTATCAACTTCCCAATCAAGGTTCTCCTTCGCTAGCATATCTTTCATGACAGCTTCCGCCATTGGTGAGCGGCAGGAATTTCCTAacgaaacgtaaaaaaaactcataacaCTCCAATTACATCCAGCTGCTTGGGGTGGTAGCATAATAACAATACATAAAATAGCTTACCGATGCAAACGAAGAGAACCTTCATCCTTGCGCA
Protein-coding sequences here:
- the LOC129763334 gene encoding low molecular weight phosphotyrosine protein phosphatase 1-like, translated to MKVLFVCIGNSCRSPMAEAVMKDMLAKENLDWEVDSAAIASWNVGYPPEPRCLEVLHENGLDSDHIGRQIGSEDFERFDVVFGMDEGNVKDLLELAPKNCRARIELLGNYRRKELDKIIFDPYFERGTHGFRRCYDQIVICCRNFIQRTRSN